GTACTCCGTGCTGCCCGGGACGCTGTTCACGAATACGGCGCCGGCACGTGTTCTTCCCGGAGCGTTTCCGGCAGTCTCGACCTTTACGCGAGTCTTGAGAAACAGATCGCTCAGTATAAGGGGTACAGGCGAGGCCTCATATTTCCGAACGGTTATATGGCCAATATCGGTATGATATCCACGCTCGTCGGAGAAAATGACGTAATTTTCAGTGATGAATTGAACCATTCAAGCCTGATCGACGCCATACGCCTTTCCGGAGCTAAGAAGGTGATCTACAAACACAGGGACGTCAACGACCTCGAAGGCAAGATCAGAAGAAACAAAACTAAAGGCAAGCGGGTCATTATAACCGAGTCGGTCTTCAGCATGGACGGGGACATCGCGCCCCTCGATGAGATTTACGCCTGCAAAGAAAAATACGGGGTCCATGTCTTTGTGGACGATGCACATGGCACCGGCGTATTCGGCGAGAGCGGCACGGGCGTGGAAGAGATGTTCGGCCTAAAGGGGGCAATGGACGTACACATGGCCACATTCGGCAAGTCGCTCGGTTCCTTTGGCGCTTTCGTGCTGTCCGATCCGATCGTCATCGAATTCCTCATCAATCGTGCCCGCACCTTCATGTACACCACGGCCCTTCCTCCTTCCGTGCTTGCGGCCTCGCTCGCTGCGCTCAACCTCATTGAGAGAGACACCTCCCACAAAGAGGCCTTGTGGCGTAACATCGAT
Above is a genomic segment from Syntrophorhabdaceae bacterium containing:
- a CDS encoding 8-amino-7-oxononanoate synthase; this translates as MRKILSKALEEIRQRGNYRTIKYVQPLSPTKVRHNGREFLNLCSNSYLSLHTHPDVLRAARDAVHEYGAGTCSSRSVSGSLDLYASLEKQIAQYKGYRRGLIFPNGYMANIGMISTLVGENDVIFSDELNHSSLIDAIRLSGAKKVIYKHRDVNDLEGKIRRNKTKGKRVIITESVFSMDGDIAPLDEIYACKEKYGVHVFVDDAHGTGVFGESGTGVEEMFGLKGAMDVHMATFGKSLGSFGAFVLSDPIVIEFLINRARTFMYTTALPPSVLAASLAALNLIERDTSHKEALWRNIDYMRKHLGEAGFDLKQSAGPIIPILVGKDATALAMHQTLMRKGIFLTAMRPPTVPSGTSRLRLTIVSGFTKDELNYALRAIIDAGGKMKLI